In Dyadobacter subterraneus, a single genomic region encodes these proteins:
- a CDS encoding YcxB family protein, with protein MAKVSVNKHQPVYQMPTNPAAVRTKRYALPTKKYITIAMKHFFKSQIKWVLLPVALLLINAVVSLTGLYPNYWIYVVIFVAVILYILFWVVQFTGITQLAQYKPMFEKFSYEIDNRQILMKMNAKEGSIMKWEQIQDVYKDEESYILIISRGQFVQLPFSIFTSEHDIKVFERILKQKEFLKEK; from the coding sequence ATGGCCAAAGTATCGGTGAACAAACACCAGCCTGTTTATCAAATGCCAACGAATCCGGCAGCGGTTCGCACAAAAAGGTATGCGTTGCCAACGAAGAAATACATTACGATTGCCATGAAGCATTTTTTTAAGTCGCAGATTAAATGGGTGTTACTACCTGTTGCTTTGCTTCTTATCAATGCGGTTGTAAGTCTTACAGGCCTTTATCCTAACTACTGGATCTATGTTGTAATCTTTGTTGCTGTTATTCTTTACATCTTGTTCTGGGTTGTCCAGTTTACGGGAATTACGCAGCTTGCCCAATACAAACCGATGTTTGAGAAGTTTTCATATGAAATTGACAACCGTCAGATTTTGATGAAAATGAATGCAAAAGAAGGCAGCATTATGAAATGGGAACAAATTCAGGACGTATATAAAGATGAAGAATCTTACATATTAATCATTTCAAGAGGCCAGTTTGTACAGCTTCCGTTCTCAATTTTCACTTCGGAACATGATATCAAGGTTTTTGAAAGAATATTGAAACAAAAAGAATTTCTGAAAGAGAAATAG
- a CDS encoding BatA domain-containing protein: MSFLFPSFLWGLLAISVPIAIHIFNFRRTKRVYFTNVAFLKAVETQTRSIRKIKHWLILAARTLAIICLVFAFAQPFFPGKNDASVDRKGITSLYLDNSFSMQNESNNKRYLDIATTKLNDLLGLFKNASSLQLVTNDFSSQEQGLYPADKIRDRFTTIGLSHTPRTLEQVYKRQENLVTKHQSAGKNQFFWFSDFQKSTSGDLSKLKTDTINRLFLVPVQAVAEKNVFVDSVWLNTPFIRELQNNILFVKVSNSGSEAAKKIVLKLSLDNTQSSTASVDVPANGSAIAKFNFNLKGKGYKKGRITFDDFPVTFDNDYYFVLNASPLIRILHIYGQKQDGNYIDNVYANDSLFALQSYSSQNVDPGLIKNSDMVVLEGVEQPAGTLAQEIQDFVRKGGSLTVIPPSQPNATSYTSLLQSFGINGLTSEKSTSRDLIAIAAPDRNNPFFSDVFEESIRQEINLNLPSASPTWNWTNAGQSLLSLRSGQPYLNQISGGKGKIYLFSAPLNPEFGSMAQHAIFVPIMYKMAALSVRAQRTAFTFDENPIALTVTNESQNTVYKLRRNKTELIPSQKIVGNQLLFEIPQGDQLGNGLDAGYFELIKDNKVEQLIALNHSNAESKLDYYSPAELRNIFSGQTNIQVFDKIDDDAFAKEFQQQNFGTSLWKYFLYAALFFLLVEIGLIRFMK, translated from the coding sequence ATGAGTTTTCTTTTTCCGTCATTCTTGTGGGGTTTACTGGCCATATCGGTTCCGATAGCCATTCATATATTCAATTTCCGTCGTACCAAACGTGTTTATTTTACCAATGTCGCTTTCTTAAAAGCGGTGGAAACACAAACGCGTTCGATCCGGAAAATAAAACACTGGCTTATTTTGGCAGCGCGTACACTGGCGATTATTTGTTTGGTATTTGCATTCGCACAGCCGTTTTTTCCGGGTAAAAATGACGCTTCGGTTGATAGAAAAGGGATTACCAGTTTGTATCTGGACAATTCATTCAGCATGCAAAATGAATCAAATAATAAACGCTATCTTGATATTGCGACGACAAAACTGAATGATCTGCTGGGATTATTTAAAAATGCATCATCATTACAACTCGTTACAAACGATTTTTCTTCTCAGGAACAGGGACTTTATCCGGCTGATAAAATCCGTGACCGGTTTACAACAATCGGACTTTCTCATACGCCTCGTACTTTGGAACAGGTTTACAAGCGTCAGGAAAATCTTGTAACAAAACATCAAAGTGCAGGAAAAAACCAATTTTTCTGGTTTTCCGATTTCCAGAAAAGTACTTCCGGGGATTTGTCAAAATTAAAAACAGACACCATTAACCGGCTTTTTCTGGTACCTGTTCAGGCCGTTGCCGAGAAAAATGTTTTTGTAGATTCTGTGTGGCTGAACACGCCATTTATCCGTGAATTGCAGAACAATATCCTTTTTGTAAAAGTGAGTAATTCTGGTAGCGAAGCGGCTAAAAAAATTGTTTTGAAATTAAGTCTGGATAATACGCAGTCTTCTACGGCGTCGGTGGATGTTCCCGCAAACGGAAGTGCGATTGCTAAATTTAATTTTAACCTGAAAGGAAAAGGCTACAAAAAAGGAAGAATCACGTTCGACGATTTTCCAGTCACTTTCGACAATGATTATTATTTTGTTTTAAACGCCTCGCCGCTCATTCGCATACTTCATATATACGGACAAAAGCAGGATGGCAATTATATTGACAATGTATATGCCAACGACAGTTTGTTTGCATTACAAAGTTATTCATCCCAAAATGTTGATCCGGGTCTGATTAAAAATTCTGATATGGTCGTATTGGAAGGCGTTGAACAACCAGCTGGTACTTTGGCGCAGGAAATTCAGGATTTTGTTCGAAAAGGTGGAAGTCTGACCGTTATTCCACCTTCCCAACCGAATGCCACAAGTTATACTTCACTGCTGCAAAGTTTTGGTATTAATGGCTTGACTTCTGAAAAAAGTACATCCCGTGATTTAATAGCCATAGCCGCGCCAGATCGTAATAACCCATTTTTCAGTGATGTTTTTGAAGAATCGATCCGGCAGGAAATAAATTTAAATCTGCCCTCTGCATCGCCGACATGGAACTGGACCAACGCCGGACAATCACTTTTATCTTTACGAAGTGGCCAACCTTATCTTAACCAGATTTCGGGTGGAAAAGGAAAAATATATTTGTTTTCAGCACCTTTAAATCCGGAATTCGGATCGATGGCGCAACATGCGATTTTTGTTCCGATCATGTACAAAATGGCAGCGCTAAGTGTAAGAGCACAGCGCACAGCTTTTACATTTGATGAAAATCCGATTGCACTAACCGTTACGAATGAAAGCCAGAATACGGTTTACAAATTGAGAAGAAATAAAACAGAATTGATTCCTTCCCAAAAAATCGTCGGCAACCAGCTATTATTTGAAATTCCGCAGGGTGACCAACTTGGTAATGGATTGGATGCCGGATATTTTGAATTGATAAAGGATAATAAAGTTGAGCAGCTCATTGCTTTAAATCATAGTAATGCTGAATCGAAACTGGATTATTATTCACCAGCCGAGCTGAGGAATATCTTTTCCGGGCAAACAAATATTCAGGTTTTTGACAAAATCGATGATGATGCATTTGCCAAAGAATTTCAGCAGCAGAACTTTGGAACGAGTCTTTGGAAATACTTTTTATACGCCGCGCTTTTCTTTTTGTTAGTCGAAATCGGCTTAATCAGGTTTATGAAATGA
- the purK gene encoding 5-(carboxyamino)imidazole ribonucleotide synthase has product MLSSRIGILGGGQLGLMLLQAAIDWNLDIHILDPDAEAPCRKIAPKFTQGSLQDYDTVYQFGKGLDVITIEIEKVNVEALEALEKEGKKIYPQPSVIRKIQDKRIQKQFYLEKGLPTAEFVLTENREDVRNFVDFLPAFHKLGRDGYDGRGVQRVTSEADIEKAFDQPGLLEKAVPFEKELAVIVARNPSGEIKCFPTVEMVFHPELNLVEYLFAPAEISKGTDQKAQEIATKTAESFGIVGLLAVELFLTGDGEVLINEVAPRPHNSGHHTIRANATSQYEQHWRAILDLPLGSTEIYAPSAMVNLLGEDGFEGPAVYEGMEKLLATDQVFPFLYWKAITKPFRKMGHITIMDHDLASLKAKVDFVKKNIRVISGSKSEK; this is encoded by the coding sequence ATGCTTTCATCCCGAATAGGTATTCTTGGCGGTGGTCAATTAGGACTTATGCTTTTGCAGGCCGCCATAGACTGGAACCTTGATATTCACATTTTAGATCCTGATGCAGAAGCGCCCTGCCGCAAAATTGCTCCAAAATTCACCCAAGGTTCTTTACAGGATTATGATACTGTTTACCAGTTTGGTAAGGGTCTTGACGTGATCACCATTGAAATTGAAAAGGTAAATGTTGAAGCGCTGGAAGCTTTGGAAAAAGAAGGAAAGAAAATCTATCCACAGCCTTCGGTAATCAGAAAGATCCAGGATAAAAGAATCCAGAAACAATTTTACCTTGAAAAAGGTCTTCCAACAGCAGAGTTCGTCTTAACCGAAAACCGTGAGGACGTAAGAAATTTTGTAGATTTTCTTCCTGCTTTTCATAAACTTGGACGCGACGGATATGATGGTCGCGGCGTGCAGCGTGTTACATCCGAAGCTGATATTGAAAAAGCTTTTGACCAACCGGGATTATTGGAAAAGGCAGTTCCTTTTGAAAAGGAACTAGCTGTTATCGTTGCCAGAAATCCATCCGGAGAAATCAAATGTTTCCCAACGGTTGAAATGGTTTTTCATCCAGAATTAAATCTGGTTGAATATCTTTTTGCACCTGCTGAAATCAGTAAAGGAACTGATCAGAAAGCACAGGAAATTGCTACAAAAACGGCTGAATCTTTTGGGATTGTGGGTTTACTGGCGGTTGAATTATTTCTGACTGGCGATGGAGAAGTACTGATTAATGAAGTAGCTCCTCGTCCGCATAATAGCGGTCATCATACCATAAGAGCGAACGCAACGTCACAATACGAGCAGCATTGGCGGGCAATTCTGGATTTGCCCTTGGGAAGTACAGAAATTTATGCGCCTTCTGCGATGGTGAATTTATTAGGTGAAGATGGTTTTGAAGGACCAGCAGTATATGAAGGAATGGAAAAACTTCTGGCTACGGACCAGGTTTTTCCTTTTTTATATTGGAAAGCAATCACAAAACCTTTCCGGAAAATGGGCCATATCACGATAATGGATCACGATCTGGCTTCATTGAAAGCAAAGGTTGATTTTGTGAAAAAGAATATCAGAGTAATAAGCGGTTCAAAATCTGAAAAATAA
- the purE gene encoding 5-(carboxyamino)imidazole ribonucleotide mutase, which yields MVGIIMGSLSDRKVMQEAADALNELGISFEMEIVSAHRTPERMLEYASSARKRGLQVIIAGAGGAAHLPGMVASLTSLPVIGVPVLSSNSIDGWDSVLSILQMPSGVPVATVALNGARNAGILAAQIIGASDVEVANRLDIFKEGLKDKVATMNKELKNEIAK from the coding sequence ATGGTAGGAATAATCATGGGAAGCCTGTCTGACCGCAAGGTAATGCAGGAAGCAGCGGACGCACTAAACGAGCTTGGAATATCGTTTGAAATGGAAATTGTATCTGCGCACCGCACACCGGAAAGAATGCTGGAATATGCGTCCAGTGCTCGCAAGCGTGGATTACAGGTAATTATTGCAGGGGCAGGCGGAGCAGCACATTTACCGGGAATGGTGGCGTCTTTGACTTCTTTGCCTGTTATCGGAGTACCGGTTTTGTCGAGTAATTCTATTGATGGCTGGGATTCTGTTTTGTCAATTTTACAAATGCCATCGGGGGTTCCGGTTGCTACGGTTGCTTTGAATGGTGCCAGAAATGCAGGAATTCTTGCGGCACAAATTATCGGAGCAAGTGATGTTGAGGTTGCTAACAGACTGGATATCTTCAAAGAAGGATTAAAAGACAAAGTGGCGACGATGAATAAGGAATTAAAAAATGAAATTGCAAAGTAA
- a CDS encoding LysM peptidoglycan-binding domain-containing protein, which translates to MEDESPKKRNIRPAEKSNLPIITLFVLVLLVLAMLYVGYEYVSDDSTNSEELTSTIRDTTEDKIVTEEPVAEEAESEDPVIKEKPKTTEKEKEKTPEKEKEKKEEPKKTEDAKVVASRIGGREISRTVKGGETFSSIASRYNLTTETLKSLNPSITELKSGDKIKIRVKAVHTVGPGDILKVVSGKYDVSKEAIMKANGKTKDIASRGEELVIPFPTKR; encoded by the coding sequence ATGGAAGACGAAAGCCCCAAAAAACGAAACATACGCCCTGCTGAAAAATCCAACCTACCGATTATTACCTTGTTTGTGTTGGTATTGTTGGTTTTGGCAATGCTTTATGTAGGCTATGAATATGTTTCTGATGATTCTACAAATTCGGAAGAACTGACTTCAACAATCAGGGATACCACTGAGGATAAAATAGTTACCGAAGAACCAGTTGCGGAAGAAGCTGAGTCCGAAGATCCGGTAATCAAAGAAAAACCAAAAACTACGGAAAAGGAAAAAGAGAAAACGCCGGAAAAAGAAAAAGAGAAAAAAGAAGAACCAAAGAAAACGGAGGATGCCAAGGTTGTCGCTTCACGAATTGGCGGACGGGAAATAAGCCGTACTGTGAAAGGTGGTGAGACTTTCTCTTCTATCGCAAGTCGCTATAATCTGACAACGGAAACTTTGAAATCTTTAAATCCGTCTATAACAGAATTAAAGTCCGGGGATAAAATCAAAATTCGTGTAAAAGCGGTTCATACCGTTGGACCTGGGGATATTTTGAAAGTTGTTTCAGGAAAATATGATGTAAGTAAGGAAGCTATTATGAAGGCTAACGGAAAAACGAAAGATATTGCCAGCCGCGGTGAAGAACTTGTGATTCCTTTTCCTACCAAGAGATAA
- a CDS encoding outer membrane beta-barrel protein, with product MKTIFASVLLILCMALPGFVHAQTAQITGTVLDSTSRSPVVGAYVAVSRNVPDAKPEYVTTDVNGKFLVTGLNKESYRVKISYLSYKDAERVITMSDDIQNAGTFLLSEAVSNLKEVKVVGQVAAAEQKGDTTQFNAAAYKTNPDATTEDLIQKMPGITVTNGTVTAHGETVNKVLVDGKPFFGDDAALTLKSLPAEIVDKIEVFDKLSDQSAFTGFDDGTGQKTINIVTKANRRVGQFGKVYAGYGTDDRYQAGGNMSFFNKNQRISVIGLTNNINVQNFSNQDLLGVSGGGGGGGGGGRGGAGGAGGASSNFLVGNQSGLTGTNSFGLNYSNKFGNKVDVTGSYFFNRTSNNNFQNTNQDYYGKQLYKESNTSGSTNINHRLNFRVEYTIDKKNMLIFTPRLSFQNNQSGIVKDGFTTLGDGTAVNSTATDQSNKNHGYNFTNDLLFRHAFDKKGRTLSFNLNTQINDKSGNGQLYSKNQYFTNLEMPGDTIDQKNYTSSNALSLGGNLVYTEPISSTGQLQFNYGLTVSNSNSDKETYNNVLPDGSSYTQLDSLLSNSFDNRYTTNRAGIGYRYRKNNWSGNVGVDFQNTGLYSKQLSPINEKVDHTFTNFLPNLMLTYRSKSGTQFRTFFRSSTNQPSISQLQNVVDNSNPLSLTAGNPNLKQEYRNTLNMRYSIAGANHPYNLNAMIFVTQTNNAIVNSTFIAQQPTTLPSGIVLEQGAKLTAPINMDGSWNARTLIAYGKPISKIKLNVNLTSGFNYVRAPGMINNISNFSNTYAYSQGLVLSSNISEKLDFTASYSGNYNVVRNSIQPTLNNNYFTSSITGRVNWIFGKGFLLQSDINNQSYRGLGAGYNQNFTLWNASFGKKFLKNNAGELKLTVFDILKQNNSITRNVTETYVQDVTSRVLTQYAMLTFTYTLRNFGKMPTNNNSERRRDFDGMGGGFPGGGRPGGGPGSF from the coding sequence ATGAAAACTATATTTGCTTCCGTATTATTGATACTTTGCATGGCACTGCCAGGCTTTGTTCATGCACAAACTGCTCAGATTACAGGAACAGTGCTCGACAGTACCAGCCGTTCGCCGGTTGTTGGGGCATATGTGGCTGTGAGTCGCAATGTACCGGATGCAAAGCCGGAATATGTTACTACGGATGTAAATGGGAAATTTCTTGTGACCGGACTTAACAAAGAATCCTATCGTGTAAAAATTTCTTACCTGAGCTACAAGGATGCTGAGAGAGTAATCACAATGTCGGATGACATTCAAAATGCAGGAACATTTTTGCTTTCCGAAGCAGTATCAAACCTGAAAGAAGTAAAGGTAGTGGGCCAGGTTGCGGCAGCGGAACAAAAAGGTGATACCACCCAATTCAACGCCGCTGCATATAAAACAAATCCAGACGCTACAACGGAAGATTTAATTCAGAAAATGCCTGGTATAACGGTCACAAACGGAACGGTCACAGCGCATGGTGAAACTGTAAATAAGGTTTTAGTTGATGGGAAACCATTTTTCGGTGATGATGCGGCACTGACTTTAAAATCACTACCGGCGGAAATTGTTGATAAAATTGAAGTTTTTGACAAATTAAGTGATCAGTCAGCATTTACCGGCTTTGATGATGGAACTGGCCAGAAAACCATCAATATCGTTACAAAAGCAAATCGCAGAGTTGGACAGTTTGGAAAAGTTTATGCCGGATATGGCACAGATGATCGCTACCAGGCAGGTGGAAATATGAGCTTTTTTAACAAAAACCAAAGAATTTCAGTCATTGGTCTTACCAATAACATTAACGTTCAAAACTTCTCAAACCAGGATTTACTTGGTGTTTCCGGCGGTGGCGGTGGCGGCGGTGGTGGAGGAAGAGGAGGGGCTGGTGGAGCTGGCGGTGCTTCGAGCAATTTTCTTGTGGGAAATCAGAGCGGATTAACGGGTACCAATTCATTTGGATTAAACTATTCCAACAAGTTTGGTAACAAAGTAGATGTAACGGGAAGTTATTTTTTCAACCGTACAAGCAATAACAACTTCCAGAATACCAACCAGGATTATTACGGTAAACAGCTTTATAAAGAATCAAACACGTCAGGTTCGACCAACATCAATCATCGTCTGAATTTCAGAGTTGAGTATACGATTGATAAAAAGAACATGTTGATTTTTACGCCCCGGTTAAGTTTTCAGAACAACCAGTCGGGAATTGTAAAAGATGGATTTACCACACTGGGTGATGGTACTGCGGTCAACAGTACGGCAACGGACCAATCAAATAAAAATCATGGATACAATTTCACAAATGATCTATTGTTCCGTCACGCATTTGATAAAAAAGGCAGAACACTTTCGTTTAATTTGAATACACAGATAAACGATAAAAGCGGAAACGGACAATTGTATTCTAAAAACCAGTACTTTACCAATTTGGAAATGCCTGGTGATACGATTGATCAGAAGAATTATACCTCTTCAAATGCATTGAGTTTGGGTGGAAATTTAGTTTATACCGAACCAATCAGCAGCACTGGTCAATTGCAGTTTAATTATGGTCTCACAGTAAGTAACAGCAATTCAGACAAAGAAACTTATAATAATGTTTTGCCTGATGGAAGTTCTTACACCCAGCTTGACTCGTTGTTATCAAACAGTTTTGATAACCGCTACACAACGAACCGTGCGGGAATTGGCTATCGGTACAGAAAAAATAACTGGTCTGGAAACGTAGGTGTTGATTTTCAAAATACCGGATTATATAGCAAACAATTGTCGCCGATTAATGAAAAAGTGGATCACACTTTTACCAATTTTCTGCCCAATTTAATGCTTACTTACCGGTCAAAATCGGGAACTCAATTCCGTACATTTTTCCGTAGTTCAACAAATCAGCCATCCATTTCCCAATTGCAAAATGTGGTAGACAATAGCAATCCGCTTTCTTTAACGGCTGGTAATCCGAATTTGAAACAGGAATATCGTAATACTTTAAATATGCGCTATTCGATTGCGGGAGCAAATCATCCATATAATTTGAACGCAATGATTTTTGTAACACAAACAAATAATGCGATTGTAAATTCAACCTTTATTGCCCAGCAGCCTACTACTTTACCAAGTGGGATTGTTTTGGAGCAAGGAGCGAAACTGACTGCACCTATTAACATGGACGGAAGCTGGAACGCCAGAACATTAATCGCTTACGGAAAACCGATTTCTAAAATTAAACTGAATGTAAATCTTACTTCCGGATTCAATTACGTACGTGCTCCGGGTATGATCAACAATATTTCCAATTTCTCAAATACCTATGCATATAGTCAGGGATTAGTTTTGAGTAGTAACATTAGTGAGAAACTGGATTTCACAGCTTCGTATTCAGGTAACTATAACGTGGTTCGTAATTCAATTCAGCCAACGCTTAACAATAACTATTTCACTTCAAGTATTACCGGTCGCGTTAACTGGATTTTTGGAAAAGGATTTCTTTTACAAAGCGATATTAATAATCAGTCGTACCGAGGTTTGGGTGCCGGATATAACCAGAACTTTACTTTATGGAATGCCAGTTTTGGTAAGAAATTCCTGAAAAATAATGCAGGAGAATTAAAACTGACTGTATTTGATATTTTGAAACAAAACAACAGCATTACCCGTAACGTTACAGAAACTTATGTGCAAGACGTTACAAGCAGAGTATTAACTCAATATGCGATGCTTACTTTCACATATACGTTGAGAAATTTTGGTAAGATGCCAACCAACAATAATTCTGAAAGACGTCGTGATTTTGATGGAATGGGTGGTGGATTTCCTGGTGGAGGAAGACCAGGTGGAGGCCCGGGAAGTTTCTAA
- a CDS encoding type II toxin-antitoxin system VapC family toxin has protein sequence MVYFDTDVIIHYLVEQDKSKHHHAIKLIEDASKAGLFFCSLLCLQESAFVLSKLKVPDDDIEGMMMELINFQTVNYTETHYKRAIKLARKIGFQNINDCLHTALAESYCDELYTYNLSDFKKIKNFTTLKVTIF, from the coding sequence ATGGTTTATTTTGACACGGATGTTATTATCCATTATCTTGTTGAACAGGATAAGAGTAAACATCATCATGCAATTAAATTGATTGAGGATGCCTCAAAAGCAGGTTTGTTCTTTTGTTCATTATTGTGTTTACAAGAATCTGCTTTTGTTCTGTCAAAATTGAAAGTTCCTGATGATGATATCGAAGGAATGATGATGGAACTTATAAATTTTCAAACTGTCAATTACACCGAAACCCATTATAAACGAGCAATCAAGCTTGCTAGAAAAATAGGGTTTCAAAATATTAACGACTGTCTTCATACCGCATTGGCTGAAAGTTATTGTGATGAGCTTTACACTTATAACTTATCAGATTTTAAAAAAATTAAAAACTTCACGACACTAAAAGTTACAATATTTTAG